From Carya illinoinensis cultivar Pawnee chromosome 5, C.illinoinensisPawnee_v1, whole genome shotgun sequence, one genomic window encodes:
- the LOC122309683 gene encoding uncharacterized protein LOC122309683, with translation MASSSGSISLKIVSLCLFILLLSLSGAVRPVNSIPEREFDSMLGALRARGYNLFFSNAITTSDLHLQLLSDSLSPQITHGNNTRPSFFTLFAPTNSALFALGMTQTASSYTDTLRLHIVPRRLTLSGLRSLASLPTLLPSRSLRVTTRPVSSRHGLRSTRLILSVDNIDVVFPGLYYGRYVAVHGLNGALSLGLQSPLPQGFPHPDHSSTRRPHRFLLPVNRATVSSVPDVALNNRTSRMDFAEANCTTPESEGINRYSPAETTGNLVILQPEDHIPAKHSRSIWVSLLETGNGDDGHESSSEAPSPSMDVLEDGMITVEKPWLLDEQSEDYTITDSG, from the coding sequence ATGGCGTCAAGTTCAGGTTCAATCTCCTTGAAGATTGTCTCCCTCTGCCTCTTCATTCTCCTCCTCTCCCTCTCAGGCGCCGTGAGGCCAGTCAATTCCATACCCGAAAGGGAGTTCGACTCCATGCTAGGCGCCCTAAGAGCCCGCGGATACAACCTCTTCTTCTCCAACGCCATCACCACCTCCGACCTCCACTTGCAACTCCTCTCCGACTCACTCTCCCCCCAAATAACTCATGGGAATAATACTCGTCCAAGCTTCTTCACCTTATTTGCCCCCACCAACTCCGCCTTATTCGCTCTCGGTATGACACAAACAGCGTCCTCTTATACCGACACCCTCCGCCTCCACATCGTCCCCCGCCGCCTCACGTTATCCGGCCTCCGTAGCCTCGCTTCACTACCCACACTTCTTCCCTCACGTTCCCTCCGCGTGACCACCAGGCCTGTCTCTTCCCGCCACGGGCTCCGGTCTACTCGTTTGATCCTCTCCGTTGACAACATAGACGTCGTTTTCCCGGGGCTCTACTACGGCCGTTACGTGGCCGTTCATGGCTTGAACGGCGCTCTCAGCCTTGGACTGCAGTCTCCATTGCCACAAGGTTTTCCCCATCCGGATCATTCCTCTACTCGCCGTCCTCATAGGTTTCTGCTTCCAGTTAACCGCGCAACGGTCTCTTCGGTTCCAGACGTTGCTTTGAATAACCGAACTAGTCGTATGGACTTCGCTGAGGCGAACTGTACTACACCAGAATCCGAAGGCATAAACCGTTACTCCCCGGCGGAGACAACTGGAAATCTTGTGATTTTGCAACCGGAGGATCATATTCCTGCGAAACATTCCCGATCTATCTGGGTTTCGCTGTTGGAGACTGGAAATGGTGATGACGGGCACGAGTCTTCAAGCGAAGCCCCGTCGCCGTCAATGGATGTGCTAGAAGATGGGATGATAACGGTGGAGAAACCTTGGCTGTTGGATGAGCAATCCGAGGACTATACGATAACAGATAGTGGTTGA